In a single window of the Arachis hypogaea cultivar Tifrunner chromosome 6, arahy.Tifrunner.gnm2.J5K5, whole genome shotgun sequence genome:
- the LOC112757764 gene encoding uncharacterized mitochondrial protein AtMg00310-like translates to MASWEDPGRYLGLLARWGRSKNKALEWIQEKILDKMQGWKEKLLNQVGKEVLIKAVIQAIPVYAMNIIKFPKSFSKKIESAIARFWWTNNRKKRSIYWKSWTKMTKSKSNGGLEFKDLECQNIADLAKQAWRLLKEEDAIWARILKVIYYPNCSLWEAGKGGNASWIWKSILEGRDFLRRKGRWSVGNGAEIDIWEDN, encoded by the coding sequence ATGGCGTCGTGGGAAGATCCTGGAAGATACCTAGGGTTACTGGCGAGATGGGGAAGATCAAAGAATAAGGCGCTGGAGTGGATACAAGAGAAGATTCTAGACAAAATGCAAGGATGGAAAGAGAAATTATTAAATCAAGTTGGAAAGGAGGTTTTGATAAAGGCAGTTATACAGGCGATTCCAGTCTATGCCATGAACATCATCAAATTCCCTAAATCTTTTTCCAAGAAAATCGAATCAGCAATTGCGAGATTTTGGTGGACAAACAACAGAAAGAAAAGAAGCATTTATTGGAAGAGTTGGACAAAAATGACCAAGAGCAAATCAAACGGAGGCTTGGAGTTTAAGGATTTAGAATGCCAAAACATAGCAGACTTGGCTAAGCAAGCTTGGAGACTTCTAAAGGAGGAGGATGCAATATGGGCTCGGATACTAAAGGTTATTTACTACCCTAATTGTAGCTTATGGGAAGCGGGAAAAGGAGGAAATGCATCATGGATATGGAAGAGTATATTGGAAGGAAGAGATTTCCTCAGAAGGAAGGGAAGATGGAGTGTAGGAAATGGAGCAGAGATCGATATTTGGGAAGATAATTAG